GCCTGCTCGAATGGGCGATGGAGCGACACCTTCCGCTGCGCTTCATCGAATACATGCCGCTGGATGCGCCGGGACACTGGCGGCGCGACGCGGTGGTTTCCGAGGCCGACATGATCGCCGCCATCGAAAAGCGGGGGCATGTGGTCGAACGCCAGCCCCGCGGCGCCGACCCGGCCACGCCCTGGCGCATCGATGGGCACTACGAATTAGGCATCATCTCCACCGTTTCCAACCCTTTTTGCAGTACCTGCGACCGCCTGCGGCTCACCGCCACGGGCGAACTCTTCACTTGCCTGTTCTCGCCCGTGGGTATGCCGCTGGGTAAGCGAATGCGCGACGGTGCCGACGACGAGGCGCTCTCGGCGCTCGTCCGCAAGGCCGTGTGGCTCAAGGACGCGGGGTATGCCGCTCGCCCGGGCCCCGTCGCGCGTGCGACCACCATGCATACGATGGGCGGCTGAAGATCCCTTATGACAACGATCGTCTTCGAACTCTACGCCAGCCTCGAACGACTGGCCGGCACCCGCGAATACCGGCTCGACGCCGGCGACGCCGCCACGGTCGGCGATGCGCTGGATCGCCTGAACGCGGCGCGTCCCGAGCTTGCCGAATTGGTGGCTCGCTGCGCCTGCGCCTCGGGCGACGCTA
This window of the Luteibacter aegosomatis genome carries:
- a CDS encoding MoaD/ThiS family protein; protein product: MTTIVFELYASLERLAGTREYRLDAGDAATVGDALDRLNAARPELAELVARCACASGDAIVRRTDPLPGDGRIALLPPVAGG